One window of the Aptenodytes patagonicus chromosome 5, bAptPat1.pri.cur, whole genome shotgun sequence genome contains the following:
- the CFAP57 gene encoding cilia- and flagella-associated protein 57, translated as MSAVVAEPVAVFGCRPRVAGGVCFLEDQVVLHAAGTGCLRLHLEQKWHKFIPGTEKSRGVQALAVSPNRRYLAVSETVAEQPSLTVHELSSVPARRRRTLASAELPAREAVSLAFSPDCRYLAAATAPPEGHLTYWLWEKQRLMAAVRIEALGSGICQVSFSPQDNAQVCITGNGFFKLFKYSEGTLKQMNLQKGEPQNYLCHAWLSEEEVICGTDTGKLILFETGELHWETSVEYKKIPRELEEDATTEEYESLYAFPACSSSDVSCGLASEDNGSQQDSLPQISAVAAYSRGFACSSSPGVVLLFEKTKGKEVYKESQQIWLPWDLFSSEPKQSGRQDIICICFSPSEETMVVNTNKNQLYIFTMLSTDLMKEKAAYFAYLNFPLHSASITGLDICIWKPILATCSLDRSVRIWNYKTNTLELCKEFREEAYTVSLHPTGLFCLVGFSDKLRFISLLYEDMHVFKEFAVRKCRECSFSNGGHLFAAVNGNVIQIYSSITFENINNLKGHSGKIHAVKWSADDTKFVSCDTHGAVYEWNLLTGKRESECVLKSCIYSSIALSSDAKIIFAVGSDQTLKEISESLIQHEVPAFGVVYTAVTVSHSGHMVFVGTSLGTIRAMKYPLPLMKDFNEYQAHAGAVTKMSVTNDDLFLLTASEDGSIFIWKVYDKGGGILKWEKEVEYAEEVLIMRSDIEEKSQAMLDLQIRVKELQTENDYQLRLKDMYCDEKIKELEENFTQEIGSLKTKHQILQAEKEKQELQHQFQLSELMNKQAREVQQLESDSNQKLLMENEKYQELQVKSQRMQEEYEKQLHNLEESKSRAVKELTEYYEEKLNEKSVLLEEAKEDMRQQLQAHEEIKKQIEEDEDQEILEIKIKYERQLLEEKESNLQLKGETGVMNKRLNSLQKELKERNRDIEEMRLEQQKLQGIIKSLEKDMLALKTEIQERADTIQDKEKHIYDLKKKNQELEKFKFVLDYRVEEFKKQIESRENDIKTMKEQIHEMEGELERFHKESTQLKLNITQLQQKLKATDREMHRERQKKQNMEALIKRFKTDLHNCVGFIQDSKKMKDRIRELYTKYVQQSDTVETEALDTDLQQEYMRQREYLERNLAALKKKVKDQEVHQAAYMRIVQENVSLIKEINDLRQELKVAHTQVHDLRSTLRLTKKKQAIQDTAPSSELLSSPAVLRLNAEKESEKIIEMQQLEIQYLRDQIQEKGQVLAVQPFSGGNLPKLNLERSHKTQQQ; from the exons atgTCGGCGGTGGTGGCGGAGCCCGTGGCCGTCTTCGGCTGCCGGCCGCGGGTCGCCGGCGGTGTCTGCTTCTTGGAGGACCAGGTCGTGCTGCACGCGGCGGGGACGGGCTGCCTCCGGCTCCACCTCGAGCAGAAATGGCACAAGTTCATCCCAG gcacCGAGAAGAGCCGGGGCGTGCAGGCGCTGGCCGTCAGCCCCAACCGGCGGTACCTGGCCGTCTCGGAGACCGTGGCGGAGCAGCCGTCCCTGACGGTCCACGAGCTGTCGTCggtgccggcgcggcggcggaggaCGCTGGCCTCCGCCGAGCTGCCGGCCCGGGAGGCCGTGTCCCTGGCCTTCTCCCCCGACTGCCGGTACCTGGCGGCCGCCACGGCCCCCCCCGAGGGGCACCTCACCTACTGGCTCTGGGAGAAGCAGCGGCTGATGGCGGCGGTCCGCATCGAGGCCCTGGGCAGCGGCATCTGCCAG GTGAGCTTTAGTCCTCAAGACAATGCACAGGTTTGTATCACTGGAAATggcttttttaaactttttaagtACAGCGAAGGAACTTTGAAGCAGATGAATTTACAAAAGGGAGAGCCGCAAAACTACTTGTGCCACGCCTGGCTGTCCGAGGAGGAAGTAATATGTGGCACTGACACAGGCAAACTTATCTTGTTTGAAACTGGAGAGCTGCACTGGGAAACAAGTGTAGAGTACAAAAAAATACCCAGGGAACTAGAAGAAGATGCAACAACAGAAGAATATGAGAG TCTTTATGCATTTCCTGCTTGCAGTTCTTCTGATGTCTCTTGTGGACTGGCCTCTGAAGATAATGGTTCACAACAGGATTCTTTGCCTCAAATATCTGCAGTTGCAGCTTATTCCAGAGGCTTTGCATGTTCATCTAGCCCAGGAGTTGTTCTTCTGTTTGAGAAGACCAAGGGAAAGGAAGTCTACAAGGAGAGTCAACAAATCTGG CTTCCTTGGGACCTGTTCAGCAGTGAGCCAAAAcagtcaggcagacaggacatAATATGCATATGCTTCAGCCCCTCTGAGGAAACGATGGTCgttaatacaaataaaaatcagctttACATATTTACTATGCTCTCCACCGATCTTATGAAG GAGAAGGCAGCTTATTTTGCGTATCTGAATTTTCCATTGCATTCTGCTTCGATCACTGGTCTGGACATCTGTATTTGGAAACCCATTCTTGCTACTTGTTCCCTGGATAGATCTGTCCGCATCTGGAATTACAAGACGAA CACTTTGGAGCTGTGTAAGGAATTTCGGGAGGAAGCATACACAGTATCACTTCATCCCACTGgccttttctgtttggttgggttttctGACAAACTACGATTTATAAGTCTACTGTATGAGGACATGCATGTTTTCAAGGAGTTTGCTGTAAGAAAGTGTAGAGAG TGCTCATTCAGTAACGGAGGCCATCTTTTTGCTGCAGTTAATGGAAATGTGATTCAAATTTATTCCAGCATCACCTTTGAGAATATTAATAATCTGAAAGGACATAGTGGGAAG ATACATGCAGTTAAATGGAGCGCAGATGACACTAAATTTGTCTCCTGTGACACACATGGTGCTGTGTATGAGTGGAACTTGTTGACAGGTAAAAGGGAGTCAGAGTGTGTGCTCAAGTCCTGCATCTACAGCAGCATTGCCCTGTCTTCTGATGCCAAAATCATCTTTGCTGTTGGATCTGACCAAACTCTCAAAGAAATTTCAGAGTCTTTG atccagCATGAAGTGCCTGCTTTCGGTGTTGTTTATACTGCAGTAACTGTTTCTCATTCTGGGCACATGGTATTTGTTGGTACATCTCTGGGGACAATTCGAGCTATGAAATACCCATTACCTTTGATGAAGGATTTCAATGAGTATCAGGCCCATGCAGGTGCTGTTACAAAG ATGTCCGTAACAAACGATGACCTATTTCTGCTGACTGCCTCAGAGGATGGCTCTATATTTATCTGGAAAGTGTATGATAAAGGAGGCGGGATACTGAAATGGGAAAAGGAAGTTGAGTATGCTGAGGAAGTACTGATCATGAGATCAGATATAGAAGAGAAG AGTCAGGCAATGCTAGACCTGCAGATCCGTGTGAAAGAGCTACAGACAGAAAATGATTACCAGCTACGTCTCAAGGACATGTACTGtgatgaaaaaataaaggaattagaAGAGAATTTCACTCAGGAAATAGGCTCCCTTAAAACCAAACACCAG attttacaggcagagaaagaaaaacaggagctACAACACCAGTTTCAACTGTCTGAGCTGATGAATAAACAGGCCAGGGAGGTGCAACAGCTAG AATCTGACAGTAATCAGAAACTCTTAATGGAAAATGAGAAATACCAGGAGCTGCAAGTGAAATcccagaggatgcaggaggaatATGAGAAACAATTGCACAAtttggaggaaagcaaaagcaggGCTGTGAAGGAGCTAACAGAATATTATGAGGAAAAACTTAATGAGAAATCTGTTCTGCTGGAAGAG GCAAAGGAGGATATGAGGCAGCAGCTTCAAGCAcatgaagaaattaagaaacaaattgAAGAAGATGAAGACCAAGAAATCCTGGAAATCAAAATCAAGTATGAGAGACAGCTCTTGGAAGAAAAGGAATCAAACCTGCAACTGAAAGGAGAAACAGGAGTCATGAATAAAAGG TTGAACAGCCTACAGAAAGAGCTCAAGGAGCGAAACAGGGACATTGAGGAAATGAGACTGGAACAGCAAAAGCTGCAAGGCATCATTAAGTCACTGGAGAAGGACATGTTGGCACTGAAGACAGAGATTCAAGAGAGAGCCGACACTATCCAAGACAAG GAGAAGCATATATAtgacctaaaaaagaaaaatcaggaactGGAAAAGTTCAAGTTTGTACTGGATTACAGAGTAGAGGAATTTAAGAAGCAAATAGAATCACGGGAAAATGATATCAAAACAATGAAGGAGCAGATCCATGAG aTGGAGGGGGAGCTGGAACGATTCCACAAGGAAAGCACACAGTTGAAGCTGAACATCACACAACTGCAACAGAAGCTAAAGGCAACTGATCGCGAGATGCACAGAGAGAGGCAGAAG AAGCAAAATATGGAAGCTCTCATCAAACGATTTAAAACAGATCTTCATAATTGCGTGGGCTTCATTCAGGATTCAAAAAAAATGAAGGATAGGATCCGTGAGCTCTACACCAAGTATGTGCAGCAATCAGACACG GTGGAGACTGAAGCATTAGACACAGATCTGCAGCAGGAGTACATGAGACAGCGAGAGTATCTTGAGAGGAACTtggcagctttaaaaaagaaggtGAAGGATCAGGAAGTCCACCAAGCTGCTTACATGCGCATCGTGCAG GAAAATGTGAGTCTGATTAAGGAAATTAATGACTTGCGGCAAGAACTGAAGGTGGCCCACACCCAGGTACATGACCTCCGGTCAACACTAAGATTAaccaagaaaaagcaagcaattcAAGACACAG CTCCCTCCAGTGAACTGCTGTCCAGCCCAGCTGTCCTGAGGTTGAATGCAGAGAAGGAAAGTGAGAAAATCATAGAAATGCAGCAGCTAGAAATTCAATATCTGCGAGATCAAATCCAGGAGAAGGGGCAAGTCCTTGCAGTTCAGCCTTTCTCAGGCGGAAATCTTCCTAAGCTGAATCTGGAAAGAAGCCACAAGACACAGCAACAGTGA
- the TMEM125 gene encoding transmembrane protein 125 yields the protein MPELAELSSPRTPADADHIQRNILEEHVELWWFQDPKKSILCYGMAVVLILACGIGGIILLYSTSSRSGEWRLAVGTTLCLLALLVLLKQLLSSAIQDMNCIRSRDQIELLKSGGFSDCLVLLLSALVLVVCGVVLTILSTTTMQLSPARPLASMFTSGVVLLTAGSAILLCLLLYLLCTSCRQAAPRSLETGEIRVFTISGRLAANRRLPPTSSMANLI from the coding sequence ATgccagagctggcagagctgagcagcccCCGCACTCCTGCGGACGCAGACCACATCCAGAGGAACATCTTGGAGGAGCATGTGGAGCTCTGGTGGTTCCAGGACCCCAAGAAGTCCATCCTCTGCTACGGGATGGCTGTGGTGCTGATCCTGGCCTGCGGGATTGGGGGCATCATCCTGCTGTATAGCACTAGCAGCCGGTCTGGGGAGTGGCGGCTGGCCGTGGGCACCACGCTCTGCCTCCTGGCCCTGCTCGTGCTGctgaagcagctgctgagctctgcaatCCAGGACATGAACTGCATCCGCAGCCGGGATCAGATCGAGCTCCTGAAGAGTGGGGGCTTCTCGGActgcctggtgctgctgctgagcGCCCTGGTGCTGGTGGTCTGCGGGGTCGTGCTCACCATCCTCTCCACCACAACCatgcagctcagccctgcacgGCCGCTGGCCAGCATGTTCACCAGCGGGGTTGTCCTCCTGACTGCTGGTAGTGccatcctcctctgcctgctgctctACCTGCTCTGCACCTCCTGCCGCCAGGCTGCTCCTCGGAGCCTGGAGACCGGCGAGATCCGTGTCTTCACCATCTCCGGCCGCCTGGCTGCAAACAGGCGGCTTCCtcccacctccagcatggccaaCCTGATCTGA